In Ruegeria sp. YS9, the genomic window GATGATATCACCGACATATCTTCGGAAGACGAAAACTGATCACGTCAAAGGCGACCACAGGGTCGCCTTTTTCGTTCCACGTACAGCTTGGTGCGGAAATTCGCGTTCGATTCCATTTTTGGACTTGCACTCGTCGTCACTGTCTCCTAAACGTCCGTCCACCGCATCAGCGGTACCTAGATGGGGCCTTAGCTCAGTTGGGAGAGCGCTTGCATGGCATGCAAGAGGTCAGGGGTTCGACTCCCCTAGGCTCCACCAAAACCTAACAGAACAACCAGATAGCAAGCATTAGAGCGGTGTGACACACAGGTGTGACACAAACTGAAGCTGCATGCGTAACCGGAAGAGACCAAGCTTGTTCACCGCTCGTCTTTCGAACCATCAAGACGCCGACCTGCCGAATTCACTGGGGTCTGAATCCGGCAGGTGACCCTCAGAATCTCAATGACAGACAGGACATGCCACCATCAAGCTTTGCACAATCGGTATTGTCAATTTCAATGACCTCATAGCCTTCGCGATCCAGCATCTCTGCGGTGCGAGGGAAGCCAGCGGCCATCAGCACCAGATTGTTGAACCGGATCGCGTTGGCCGCTGCCTCTTCACCGTCTGCAACATGCAGCACCCGGTAGCCTTCAAAGCAGCCCGAAGCGTCCAATCGCCGGGTCGCAAGGATTGTCTCGGCATCCATCAGCGAACAATCCGTTTTGAAGTGCAAAACGCCCTCGGGCGTGAACACTTCCCGCAGTTTGCAACCCCATTCAGAGGTGATTTTCGCCAGTTCCTCGACACCTTCCGCGTCGGTGCGGTCTGACCGGCCCACAAGGATTTCGCGACCGGTTACAAGGATGTCTCCGCCCTCGATATGGCCGGGACCTTTGATCTGTGTGACCGTATCATAGCAGGCACGCAGAGCCGGAGCGATCTCGGCCACTTCCCCCATCCGCGAAGGCGCGCCCGGCCGCATCAACACAGCACCCTGCGGCAGGCACAGCGCCGTATCTTCGACAAACTGCGCGTCAGGGAACGCATCCAGAGGATCAAGCTCGATCACCTCGGCCCCGGTGCTTTTCAGTGCTGCCACATATGCCCCATGCGCGGCCATCATCCCATCGAAATCCGGGTTTCCGATATCTTCTGCGCGCAATCCATCAGCTATGGTCGGTGCCGGGCGGCGGGTGATCGCGCGGGAAAACTCAAAAGTTGGGTCTGACATGTTTCAATCTCTCTGAGGTTCGAATTTCGGAGCGGTGACTTCGATCATCGCGGGCCCGTCCAGGGCCGCCGTTTCGCGTAACGCTTGTGCGACGGCCTGAGGGTTATCGGGAACCCTGGTGTGTGGAATGCCAAAGGATCTGGCTGTCGCTGCAAAATCGGGGGGTGTGGGGTCACATCCAACGACCGTCACACCTGCATCCTGCATCGATGTGGCGATTTCCCGGTACCCGTGATTGTTCCAGATCACGAACGTGACCGGCAGGTTTTCGTCTACTGCGGCCATTGCTTCCGGCATTGAAAACTGCGCTCCGCCATCGCCGACGATGCATATTACCCGCGCCGTTGGATCGGCAATCGACGCGCCGATGGCGGCGGGTATGCCATAGCCGAGCGCACCATACCCCGTTGCCGCATTGAACCAGCCACCTGTCCGGTCGTGGTCATAGTAAAGATTGCCGGCATAAATGGGCTGGGTGGAATCCCCGACCATCAGAGCATTCGGAGACGCAGAGCGCATCGCATTCAGTATCTCCACCTGTTTGCGATAATCCGGGCCGATCTCCTGCCAGGCCGCGTCGCGCGTTGATCTGGCACGTTCCGCACCGTCGCTTTGCCGTGCCCTCTGCGGCAGGGCCTCATACAGTGCTGGCACAACCAGGTCGACGTCACCTTGAATGGCAATCGTTGCCTCATGCCGTGAAAGCTGATCGCTGCACCGTTCAACCCGTATCAGGCCGGACAGTTTCGCAACCTGACCGGTGGCATACATGTCATAATCGGTTGGCCCAAGCTCGGTTCCCAAGGCCAGAACGCAATCGGCGCTTTCCAACAATGCGCGCACCGCCTTCAGGCTGGGGCTGGCCGGAACGGTCAGAGCGTGCCCGTGCATTAGGCCGCGCGCATTGACGGTTTGCACAACAGGGGCATCCAGGGCTTCGGCCAGTGCTTGCAATCCCGCCTCGGCACGCTTCGCCCCGCCGCCCGCCAGAATGACGACTTTCTTTGCCTCAGTCAGTTGCCCTGAGGCCTGCCTGATCAAAGCCGGGTTGACCGGAGGATCAGGGTCAGGCGTCTCGACTGCTGTTTCCTGATATTCCGCCGCTGCGATATCCAGCGGGACCTCTATATGTACCGGCCCGGGGCGACCGTTGGTGAGGTTGTGAAAAACACGCGCCAAGACCGGGTCCAGAGCGCCGGGGCCGGTGACCTGTTCGGACACCAACGCAACCGTTTTCGCCAGCCCCATTTGGTCTGGCAATTCGTGCAGATGCCCCAAACCCTTGCCAAGCGATCCGGTTTTGTTGACCCCGGACACCACCAGCATCGGTATTGAATCGGCCCGCGCCTGCACCATCGGCGTCAGCGTATTGGTCAATCCGGGGCCGGTGATCACAAAGGCAACACCCGGCTTGCCCGCCACACGCGCATAGCCATCGGCCATGAAACCCGCGCCCTGTTCGTGTCTGGGCGTAACATGTCGTATGCCAGAAGCGGCAAGCCCTCGGTACAGTTCCACCGTGTGAACGCCTGGTATTCCAAAGACGCAGGTCACATCCCTTTGGCAAAGCTTGGCAACCAGAGCTTCGCCAATTGTCATACCGCTCATGCGACCTCACGTGATTTGCTGTTGGCGTGATCGATGATACGGGAAACCGCAATTCCAAAGTCCGTGTCACTGATCGTCAGGGCGACCCGCACCCAGTCCTTCAGGCTGTCCCCAAAGGCGGACCCCGGCATGACGGCCACCCCGGCCTGTAGCAGGTCCCAGGCATAGGCTTCGCCATCCAGCCCGGTGGCAGAGACATTGATGAGTGCGAACATTCCCGCCTCGGGCCGGTGAACAGTCAGATCCGTTTCCGCTTCAAGACGATCGGCCAGCAGGGTCGCGCGGCCAGAAAAGCGGGCGGCCATGCCGGGGGCAACCTCGGACCCGTCGCGGATCGCTTTTTCGGTCATGTCCGCGATGAAAGGCTGATTGCCAAAAAGCATGGTCTCGGAATAGGGCAGCAGCGCTTCGCAGAACGCGGCGGGCCCGACACACCAGCCACTGCGGAACCCCGGAGCGGCATGAGATTTCGAAATGGATGATACGCCAATGACACGATCCGCCAGTTCCGGATCCG contains:
- a CDS encoding dimethylarginine dimethylaminohydrolase family protein, with protein sequence MSDPTFEFSRAITRRPAPTIADGLRAEDIGNPDFDGMMAAHGAYVAALKSTGAEVIELDPLDAFPDAQFVEDTALCLPQGAVLMRPGAPSRMGEVAEIAPALRACYDTVTQIKGPGHIEGGDILVTGREILVGRSDRTDAEGVEELAKITSEWGCKLREVFTPEGVLHFKTDCSLMDAETILATRRLDASGCFEGYRVLHVADGEEAAANAIRFNNLVLMAAGFPRTAEMLDREGYEVIEIDNTDCAKLDGGMSCLSLRF
- a CDS encoding 5-guanidino-2-oxopentanoate decarboxylase — its product is MSGMTIGEALVAKLCQRDVTCVFGIPGVHTVELYRGLAASGIRHVTPRHEQGAGFMADGYARVAGKPGVAFVITGPGLTNTLTPMVQARADSIPMLVVSGVNKTGSLGKGLGHLHELPDQMGLAKTVALVSEQVTGPGALDPVLARVFHNLTNGRPGPVHIEVPLDIAAAEYQETAVETPDPDPPVNPALIRQASGQLTEAKKVVILAGGGAKRAEAGLQALAEALDAPVVQTVNARGLMHGHALTVPASPSLKAVRALLESADCVLALGTELGPTDYDMYATGQVAKLSGLIRVERCSDQLSRHEATIAIQGDVDLVVPALYEALPQRARQSDGAERARSTRDAAWQEIGPDYRKQVEILNAMRSASPNALMVGDSTQPIYAGNLYYDHDRTGGWFNAATGYGALGYGIPAAIGASIADPTARVICIVGDGGAQFSMPEAMAAVDENLPVTFVIWNNHGYREIATSMQDAGVTVVGCDPTPPDFAATARSFGIPHTRVPDNPQAVAQALRETAALDGPAMIEVTAPKFEPQRD